From one Neovison vison isolate M4711 chromosome 1, ASM_NN_V1, whole genome shotgun sequence genomic stretch:
- the GZMA gene encoding granzyme A — MRISCMFLASSLSIAVFLLLIPGDFCVEIIGGNQVTPHSRPYMVLLKGKKVCAGALVAKDWVLTAAHCVLNKSSQVILGAHSITKKESEKQIMYIKKEFPYPCFDPHTHEGDLKLLQLEKKAKINKNVSILPLPKKGDDVKPGTTCHVAGWGSIRNNSPQSDTLREVNITVINRRICNDEKHYNYNPVIGLNMICAGSLKGGKDSCNGDSGSPLICEGIFRGITAFGLPGKCGDPRGPGVYTLLSQKHLNWTIMTMKGFV, encoded by the exons ATGAGAATCTCTTGTATGTTTCTGGCATCCTCTCTCTCAATTGCCGTTTTTCTCCTGCTGATTCCTGGAG atttCTGTGTAGAAATTATTGGAGGAAATCAAGTGACTCCTCATTCAAGACCCTACATGGTgctacttaaaggaaaaaaagtctgtGCTGGGGCTCTGGTTGCAAAAGACTGGGTATTGACTGCAGCTCACTGTGTCCT GAACAAAAGTTCCCAGGTCATTCTTGGAGCCCACTCAATAACCAAGAAGGAGTCAGAAAAACAGATAATGTATATTAAGAAAGAGTTTCCTTATCCGTGCTTTGACCCGCACACACATGAGGGGGATCTGAAACTTTTACAG ctggaaaaaaaagcaaaaattaataaaaatgtgagtATCCTCCCTCTCCCTAAGAAGGGGGATGATGTCAAACCAGGAACCACGTGTCACGTTGCAGGCTGGGGGAGCATCCGCAATAACTCCCCTCAGTCTGACACCCTCAGAGAAGTCAATATCACCGTCATAAATCGAAGAATATGCAATGATGAAAAGCACTATAATTATAATCCTGTGATTGGACTGAATATGATCTGTGCTGGCAGCCTCAAAGGTGGAAAAGACTCGTGCAAT GGAGATTCTGGAAGCCCTTTGATATGTGAGGGTATTTTTAGAGGCATTACTGCCTTTGGCCTTCCAGGAAAATGTGGAGACCCTCGAGGACCTGGCGTCTATACTCTTCTCTCACAGAAGCATCTCAACTGGACAATTATGACTATGAAGGGGTTTGTTTAG